The following are from one region of the Thermodesulfobacteriota bacterium genome:
- a CDS encoding pseudouridine synthase: protein MIVRLNRYLSMCGISSRRNADELIVSGKVRVNGELVNELGYKIDTEIDKVEIGRKILEIERKRHVLLNKPRFYLTALGKGEGGRKTIDELITDIPERVYPVGRLDYDTEGLLILTNDGELAHKIMHPSYELIKVYHAHVRGEVNKETLEKMKRGAELKDGFARPDYIKVVKYDDKEAVIHIAFHEGRNRLVKRFLSEFGHPVLKLKRISVGPIKLGNLPEERWRNLTMNELRALKKAVGC, encoded by the coding sequence TTGATTGTAAGGCTTAACAGATACCTCTCAATGTGTGGTATTTCATCTAGGCGCAATGCCGATGAGCTAATTGTTAGCGGGAAAGTCCGGGTTAACGGTGAGTTGGTGAATGAGTTAGGATACAAGATAGACACCGAAATTGATAAGGTAGAGATTGGAAGGAAGATTTTGGAAATTGAAAGAAAGAGGCATGTTTTGCTGAATAAGCCCAGGTTTTATCTTACAGCCCTTGGAAAGGGAGAAGGGGGTAGGAAAACAATTGATGAGCTTATAACAGATATACCGGAAAGGGTTTATCCTGTTGGGAGGCTCGACTATGATACAGAAGGTCTTTTGATTCTTACAAATGATGGTGAACTTGCGCATAAGATAATGCATCCTAGTTACGAATTGATCAAGGTTTATCATGCACATGTAAGAGGGGAGGTAAATAAGGAAACACTTGAAAAAATGAAAAGAGGTGCCGAGCTAAAAGACGGATTTGCAAGGCCAGATTATATAAAGGTTGTTAAATATGATGATAAAGAAGCAGTAATACATATAGCTTTTCATGAAGGTCGCAATCGTTTAGTTAAAAGGTTTCTATCTGAGTTTGGCCATCCTGTATTAAAATTAAAAAGAATATCAGTCGGTCCTATAAAGCTGGGTAATCTCCCTGAGGAAAGGTGGAGAAATTTGACCATGAATGAACTCCGCGCTTTGAAAAAAGCAGTAGGTTGTTAG
- a CDS encoding type II toxin-antitoxin system Phd/YefM family antitoxin, translating into MKKHPKRMVKHLPITEARRHLGEVVKKIRINKDYFVLEKDGIPIAGLMDIDEFEDYLELQDPKLKKQIRESYTEYQKGKARPVEEFLTELQKTK; encoded by the coding sequence TTGAAGAAACATCCAAAACGTATGGTTAAGCACTTACCAATAACTGAAGCACGACGCCACCTCGGCGAGGTTGTAAAGAAAATCCGAATCAATAAGGATTACTTTGTGCTTGAAAAAGACGGCATTCCTATTGCTGGACTCATGGATATCGATGAGTTCGAGGACTATCTTGAACTTCAAGACCCAAAACTGAAGAAACAGATTCGCGAAAGCTACACTGAATATCAGAAAGGCAAAGCACGCCCTGTCGAAGAATTCCTGACGGAACTTCAAAAGACCAAGTAG